A section of the Pseudomonas sp. FP453 genome encodes:
- a CDS encoding aminotransferase class V-fold PLP-dependent enzyme, producing MPRNADNEHHWHTVAQRYELEPGPINLENGYFGRMSRVVRAQYLEHVAFINRSNSLYVRQRFEQGENLEIRRQLAELINADPESVAFTRNATEALQSLIRNYNRLQPGDQVLISDLEYDTVKGAMRWLAGVRGVEVIELSHAHPASFDSLVQTYRDAFAQYPRLKLMALTHVTHRTGLVMPVAAIAKAAREHGVDVILDGAHALGQIDFNLAELGIQFAGFNLHKWIGAPLTLGFLYIAPERLADIDPDMGEFHYPISDVRARTSYSTPNFPALMTLPLVFEEHRALGGSAAKGARVNYLRDLWVSQVRPLAGIEVLTSDDPRLYCGITAFKFVGRDQQVMADRLLKEYDLFTTTRVGAAFGTCIRVTPGLVTSAADINVLVNAITELNTD from the coding sequence ATGCCAAGGAATGCCGATAACGAACACCACTGGCACACCGTTGCCCAGCGCTATGAGCTGGAGCCCGGGCCGATCAACCTGGAAAACGGCTACTTCGGCCGTATGAGCCGCGTCGTGCGCGCGCAGTACCTGGAGCATGTGGCGTTTATCAACCGCAGCAACTCGCTGTATGTACGCCAGCGCTTCGAGCAGGGCGAAAACCTCGAGATCCGCCGCCAACTGGCCGAGCTGATCAATGCCGACCCAGAGTCCGTGGCCTTCACCCGCAACGCCACCGAAGCCTTGCAGTCGCTGATCCGCAACTACAACCGCCTGCAACCGGGTGACCAGGTGTTGATCAGTGACCTGGAGTACGACACGGTCAAAGGCGCCATGCGCTGGTTGGCGGGCGTTCGCGGTGTGGAGGTGATCGAACTGTCCCACGCACACCCGGCCAGTTTCGACAGCCTGGTGCAGACTTATCGTGATGCCTTCGCCCAGTACCCGCGTTTAAAGCTGATGGCGCTGACCCACGTCACCCATCGCACCGGCCTGGTGATGCCCGTTGCAGCGATTGCCAAGGCCGCGCGTGAACACGGCGTGGACGTGATCCTCGACGGTGCTCACGCCCTGGGCCAGATCGACTTCAACCTCGCCGAACTGGGCATTCAATTCGCCGGTTTCAACCTGCATAAATGGATCGGCGCGCCGCTGACCCTGGGCTTTCTGTACATCGCCCCCGAGCGCCTGGCCGACATCGACCCGGACATGGGCGAGTTTCACTACCCCATCAGCGACGTACGCGCACGCACGTCCTACAGCACGCCGAACTTTCCGGCGCTGATGACGTTGCCGCTGGTGTTTGAGGAGCATCGTGCCTTGGGCGGCTCGGCGGCCAAAGGTGCGCGGGTCAATTACCTGCGGGACCTGTGGGTGAGCCAGGTGCGGCCGTTGGCGGGAATCGAGGTGCTGACGTCGGATGATCCACGGCTGTATTGCGGGATTACGGCGTTCAAGTTTGTCGGGCGGGATCAGCAGGTGATGGCAGATCGCTTGCTCAAGGAGTACGACCTGTTCACCACCACCCGAGTGGGCGCGGCGTTTGGCACCTGCATAAGGGTGACGCCAGGGTTGGTCACTTCGGCGGCGGATATCAATGTCTTGGTCAACGCCATCACCGAGCTAAACACCGATTAA
- a CDS encoding DUF3820 family protein: MNPEKLELLITRQMPFGKYKGRIIADLPGPYLNWFAREGFPHGELGGLLALMQEIDSNGLAELLEPLRAKHGKPAPRH; this comes from the coding sequence ATGAACCCCGAAAAACTCGAACTGCTGATCACCCGCCAAATGCCTTTCGGCAAGTACAAAGGGCGGATCATCGCCGACCTGCCCGGCCCCTACTTGAACTGGTTTGCCCGTGAAGGGTTCCCCCACGGCGAGCTGGGGGGGCTGCTGGCCCTGATGCAGGAAATCGACAGCAACGGCCTCGCCGAATTGCTCGAACCGCTGCGCGCCAAACACGGCAAACCCGCCCCTCGCCATTAA